The following proteins are encoded in a genomic region of Streptomyces sp. NBC_01723:
- a CDS encoding hydrogenase expression protein HypE — MNAAPPATGAEPDSAAVGTDEKPIHILWINAGLSCDGDSVALTAAMQPSIEEIALGALPGLPKIAVHWPLIDFECGPVGGSDTFIEWFFKGERGEIDPFVLVVEGSIPNESIKQEGYWCGFGDNPETGQPITTSEWIDRLAPKALAVVAIGTCATYGGIHAMAGNPTGAMGVPDYLGWDWKSQAGIPIVCVPGCPIQPDNFAETLTYLLYQAAGSAPMIPLDDKLRPTWLFGATVHEGCDRAGYYEQGQFAESYDSPKCLVKLGCWGPVVKCNVPKRGWMNGIGGCPNVGGICIACTMPGFPDKFMPFMDEPPGSKLSSTASGAYGAAIRRLRTITARTVDKEPKWRHTGREITTGYRPPW; from the coding sequence ATGAACGCAGCACCCCCGGCCACGGGCGCGGAACCGGACTCCGCCGCGGTCGGCACGGACGAGAAACCGATCCACATCCTCTGGATCAACGCCGGCCTGAGCTGCGACGGTGACTCGGTCGCCCTGACCGCCGCCATGCAGCCCAGCATCGAGGAGATCGCCCTCGGGGCCCTGCCGGGCCTGCCGAAGATCGCCGTGCACTGGCCGCTCATCGACTTCGAGTGCGGACCGGTCGGCGGCTCGGACACGTTCATCGAGTGGTTCTTCAAGGGCGAGCGCGGCGAGATCGACCCCTTCGTCCTCGTTGTCGAGGGCTCCATCCCGAACGAGTCGATCAAGCAGGAGGGCTACTGGTGCGGCTTCGGCGACAACCCGGAGACCGGCCAGCCCATCACGACGTCCGAGTGGATCGACCGGCTCGCCCCGAAGGCGCTGGCCGTGGTCGCGATCGGCACCTGTGCCACGTACGGCGGCATCCACGCGATGGCCGGGAACCCGACCGGCGCGATGGGCGTGCCCGACTACCTGGGCTGGGACTGGAAGTCGCAGGCCGGCATCCCGATCGTCTGCGTGCCCGGCTGCCCCATCCAGCCCGACAACTTCGCCGAGACCCTCACCTACCTGCTCTACCAGGCCGCGGGTTCGGCGCCGATGATCCCGCTGGACGACAAGCTCCGCCCGACCTGGCTGTTCGGGGCCACCGTCCACGAGGGCTGCGACCGGGCCGGCTACTACGAGCAGGGCCAGTTCGCCGAGTCCTACGACTCGCCCAAGTGCCTGGTGAAGCTGGGCTGCTGGGGCCCCGTCGTGAAGTGCAACGTGCCCAAGCGCGGCTGGATGAACGGCATCGGCGGCTGCCCCAACGTGGGCGGCATCTGCATCGCCTGCACCATGCCCGGCTTCCCCGACAAGTTCATGCCGTTCATGGACGAGCCGCCCGGCAGCAAGCTCTCCAGCACCGCGAGCGGCGCGTACGGCGCCGCGATCCGCAGGCTGCGGACCATCACGGCCCGGACGGTGGACAAGGAGCCCAAGTGGCGGCACACCGGCCGTGAGATCACCACCGGCTACCGGCCGCCGTGGTGA